The sequence below is a genomic window from Hippocampus zosterae strain Florida chromosome 7, ASM2543408v3, whole genome shotgun sequence.
AACTCGCGTTGATGGCGGTTTCACACTTACTTCCCAGATGATGGCGAGGCGGTCAGCAGCTCGTACGAGTCCTACGACGAGGAAGAAGCGGTGACCAGAGGAAAGTCGCCGTCGGCGCAGCATCATTGGCCGTCGGCCGAGGCGTCCATTGAGCTGATGAAAGATGCGCGCATCTGCGCCTTCCTGTGGAGGAAGAAGTGGCTCGGCCAATGGGCCAAGCAACTGTGCGTCGTCAAAGAGCACCGTCTACtggtaaaaaaagaaatcaatgccGTCAGGATAGCTTGAGGTCTGCCTTTGTTTTCACATCCATGATCAAACCCATCCCTTTTTGGAGACAAGAAAGGTAGTTTTGGTGAGCAACGCCGATTTATTGGGAGTGTGAAAAATGCCGTCGTTGCTGCTTTCAGTGCTACAAGAGCTCCAAAGAGCAGACGCCCGTGTTGGACGTGAGCCTGCTGGGCTGCAGCGTGACCTACAAGGAGAAGCAGCTCAAGAGGAAGGAGCACAAGCTGAAGATCGTCCCGGTGGGAGGGGAGGCCATCGTGCTGGGCCTGCAGAGCAAGGAGCAGACGGAGCAGTGGCTCAAGGTAACGAACGTTTGGCTTTTGTTTGGACCTTGAACAGCGTGGTTCCACTCCACAAGCAAACGATCAACATGCCCCGATCGAGAATGCTGCATTTTGGGGGAAAGCGCACCATCGTCTTTCCTGAGCAAGTCTTATGGGAATGAACTTAACATGCCCTCAGCGTGTGACGGTGGGACTTGCCGCTTTCTACACATTAGGTGATCCAGGAGATCAGCCCCAAGCCGACGGAAAACGGCGACCTGCAGCATCCTGCCTCCGACTCTCCGAGGCTCATTTGCACTaaggtcaaaataaaatgaatgagtttaGGCGATTTATCCCACACAAATGcgagcagaatttttttttttaaacgcggtCGTTTTTGACAGGCGGACGCAGGCGAGCGACACTCGgaaagcggcggcggcgccgacagTCATGCTGAGACTCCCGAGAAAGATGGTGAGCTCGCGCGCAAAACTTGAACAGAGTCGTGTGCCGATGCGTAGCGTCCTTCTCAACTTTCCTTTGACAGTCAAGAAAAAATACGGTGCCGGTTTGAAGCTTAGCAACCTGATGaacatcgggaaaaaaaaagcgtcggCACTGGAGAGCGCGGAGAAATGTGTCGAAACCTCCGGTGAGCGACTCCAATTTTTATTGCACTATTTGCAACAAGTCCGATTGTGAAATGTGACCTCTGCGCTCACATCAGGCTACCTCAACGTGCTGGTGAACAGCCAGTGGCGGACGTGCTGGTGCCTCATCAAGAACGGTCAGTTGTGGTTCTACCAGGACAAGAGCAAGAGCAAAGTGAGCCAACCTGCCGTGAAGCTGGGGGGTTGCCAGGTTTCGCCGGACCCCAGCCCGGAGCACCTCTACACCTTCCGCATCGACATGAGCGGCGCGCAGCTGGCAaccctggaggtatttggcaCCCGCCAACCGCTTTGCTTTTAAGAAGCACGTGACCtgcaaatgtgaaaacaaagagTCCAGTCCAAGTTAAGACAAAAACTTTTCAGAATACAGAAGAAAGTTAGGGTCTCGACATTGGGGAGACGAGACCAGATTTTGACCAAGACTTTGGGAATTTGTCCAGGCCAAGACGTCGGCAGTCATGGGCCACTGGCTAGGCCTCTTGCTGTCCCAGACAGGGAGCAAGACAGACCCGGAGGAGCTAACCTACGACTACGTCAATGCCGAGAGAATCACCAGCATCGTCAACGCTGCAAAGACGTCATTCTAGTACGTCAACGAAAGAAAATATAAGAATTATGTGCCGAAGTGCctggaccccccccaaaaagtctgaAAATCAGTGTGCTAaggttaaaaatgtttatttgtggCTCCAAGCTTGATGCAGCGGCGCTACTCCGAGCCAAACGCCTACATCGACGCCCTGCCCGCCACCCCTCAGAAACCAGACGAGCTGTACGACGACGTGGCGTCAATCGCTGATCCGGAGGTATAAACGGCTTTCCTCGCCAGTCTTAACCTTCACAAGAAAGAATTGTTAGCCCAACTAACAAACTACGGCTTCAGGTGGAGCACTCTACTTTCTGTTTGATGGTATTCctcccgttttgtttttttttcctcttcaggaTATTGTTGCTGACCGTCTTCCACAGAGTGAAGAAAAGGACCCCGACGAACACAATGAAATGTCTGCGCAAGACCCGATAGCTCAGGATGAGGAACCTGAAAACAGAGTCTACCTCGACCTGCTCCCTGTGAGGTCTTTCCTGTATCCAGCGGCAGGTGGCGGAAAGGAATCCCCCACACAAGAAACATCAGGAGAATCCCCTGAACACTTAGAAGAACACAAGGACCCTTTGCACCCAAATGCAGAGGTAGCCACATACCTGGAAGTAGGTTTGGTGCAATTCCCTGATAAAAGCAGCTGATGAAACTCTGGTGCCATTTCCAGGTGACAAATGACCCGCCAGGACCCGACGCAGCACCAGCTTCAAATGACTCCGGCTCCGCCGAAGCAGAGGAAGCGCACTCCACAACCGAGACGCCGCAGCCAACGCCACCAAATTTCAAGACTCAAAGCCAGGAGCCCCCCAAGAGGACGtcgagttcctcaggggtcacgAAAGCTTTGACTCTTCAAACAACCTCGGGCTTTCCTCTTAGTCCTCAACCGCTCCGACCTAAAGCGTTTAGCACAGGTGAGTGGGATCAAATAGCACTCGCACCTTTCACCAAGTACAGTATGcagaattagaaaaaaaattacaattaaaagttGGCTCCCTCAAGTGGTGGACAAACCTCCTCTACAACAGGAACCTTCACTCACTGGACACCATTTTAGAAACACCTGCGATTTGAAAAACCCAAACTTCATGCTaaaaaaattctttaaaaaaataataataattgcatttATAATAATCCCTTCTATATATCTAGatcgacagtttttttttcaaggaaaacaattgtaaatgagTCCTTCAAAGACAATGGCAAAATGATTTTTATGCAAGCATACCTGGGGATCCCAGGCTGACTTTTGGGCTCGTATGCCGATTACCAGGCTGCCCCGGCGCCGTTGAGGGGAAGCTGGGCAAAAAGCGCACAGAGGCAGACTTGTTGCGCTACAGCGACGAGCGCGAGCGGCTGGAGAGAGCGCGCGAAGACGTCAGGAGCAGCCTGGCCGGCCTGaaaaaggaacggagagaaaCCAAAGAGGAGCTCAGCACCTGTCAAGGTAAATGACAACGTCGCAGAACTCTGGGTTATGCGACAGGAACAAATACAAACGGTCCAACCAATCACAAcattacgattttttttcttggaaaaacagCCAACTTTTCATCCCTCTGACTTTGAGGGACACACGCGGTAGTCACGCTGAATCGGCTGGAGGCTTGTGAAGGAGTCCGTGTTGGTTTCAGATCCCAAGCAGCAGAGCTCACTGGAAATTCGGCTGAAGCAGATCGAGGAGGCCAGTCGGGAAGCTGAGCAGCGGCGTGTGGAGGTGGAGCTGCGGCTCGTGGAAGTGAAGGAGAGTCTCAAGAAGGTGGAGGCCGGGCCCTTCACACTGGGGACCACGCTGGACAGCAACCTCCAGGAGACATATGCGGTCAGCCGCCAGGAACCTGAAAAAGTCTTCACGTATGAACGTGTGGATgaactcactttttttcttctcttttgctCACCCTCAGACAAAAATAGTGGCGCCGCCTGTTCCCCAAACTGCATCATTGCCATCCTCCTGCGAAGCATCCGGCGGCCCCACCGGGGCAGACGCAGCATCTCCTGTCAATTCGGCGAGCGCACTTAAGAACAGGCCAGCCTCCATCATGGCCACCAAAGGCAAAGTGCTGCAGAAAGCCAAAGTGAGGCCTGCTTACACAACTTAAGTttctgtggaggaaaaaaataaataaatcaatacagtCCAAAAACCATGTAACACAATCTGATGGCGGCTGACTAGCAAGTTGTTTGAACCCCATGACCAATAGTGACTTGTGTTTGAAATCTAAATCATACTTAATTCAATGTTGCTTTGTTCTTACAGGAGTGGGAAAGGAAGTCCACCGCTTAAAGAAGAGAGTCCAGTGTCTTTTTCGGGTCAACCAGTTGAAGCCTGTGCGCTCATCTCTTAACCGATTCCAAATAAATCCGCATGCGATCGTCAGCCTTCGCACAAGAGTGTCCTCTCCGCAACCACTGGATACTTTCAAAGACTTGTTGATGCTCCAAATGAAGGGAGGCATTTAAATGCGGTAACATTCTGGCCAGTTGACTAATTGCTCTTGTACACTGAAAAGCGTCTCAAGTTTGAAACCACTAACCGTCTTGAATTGGCTACAAATCATCCTGGAGATTGTAGCTTGGATCAACATTTATGCTGGTAGCCAAATGTAAATATAAGCACGTCATTTAAtcagacttttttgtttgtgtgtgtgtggggtggggggatctattgctagcttaaaaaaaaacaaaacgcactttttattcaaataaatacatactgtCAACAACGCTGTccgagtctttttttattacgTTGAACCTAATATTTTCTGGACATTATGAGTTCAGTTCACTTTACTGGCAAGTTTCTGTTAACAATTAGGGAACTTACAGAAATGCACATTCATAACTTTTGGCGCACAAGCAAATGAGATCAACACATTGATGATGCATTGTACACCTGTTTTGAATGTTAGAAAATGCCCCTcacttgaaatgcatttggCACAAGAGTGACCTACAACAGGccattgccccccgcccccccccccccaaaaaaaattatatttaactTACTTAATGACTAATTTGTCTGTACTTACCAAAGGCTCGCTTTTCCATGATGTCCttgtgtcttttctttttttcccaccctcaCTGCCGGCTTCACGCCCCTCTTGGCTTCCAAACTGATCGTATCCGCACAAGAGAGCCGTTAGCACGCCTTCGAGCTGTGCCCGTCGTTCACTCCACCAAACCGGTGACCCTCTCAGTCCACACGCGCCACTTCTTTTTCTACTTTTGCTCAAGTGACGTACGGTACATTGAAATAACACTAAGCTAGACGGACCGGTTTTAAATGAACTtttatgtaaaacaaaaagggacCACCTGAACAGGCTAACAAAAGGAAGCCATGGCAACACAGtgcactgatgaaaaacatgCAACGATTAAATGAGAACAAACGGTATTGTCGCGTAAGTAAAGCACTCTAAAAAGAGAGGTGAAGAgtgacaacagctgctttaaatcTGCAAGTGTTCAAGTAAGCCGTGCGAGTGAGGAAAGAAACGTCTCCACCGTGTGCTCCACACGCTCGATCATCCGCTCCAAACGCTGCATCTacgggggaggaagggggaaaTTGACGTTCTGAGGATATGACTTGAATTTGGGAACTTTGTTTGAATTAACACACGCGGCACGACGTAGCAGAGACGGCTCAGATGGAGTAAGATGCTGAAATAGGTCAAGGAAAGCAGCACGGACCTGTAGCTCCACGCTCGGGCAGCGACATGCAGAGGCCGGGTCATCTGGAATAGACGAGGGTGGTCAAATACGAAGCAATGCAACCAGGGTCAGCGAACCCTTTTGCTATGTGATCATGAGAGCGCTTCTTAAATAGCCGGAAGAACAATTCAAACTTGACCCACTCTTCTGGACCTCGGCTGCTAGGGTTTTTCTCTGCTGCGGGCTTTGGGCGGTCTGCTCGAGGCTTACAGTTTCCTCTGCTGTATTTTCCACAATCTTATTTTCGGCAGGCGCCACTTGAGGCAGAGTAGCGCCGCTCCTCTCCATCCGATCAGCCTCGGCGGCAGCGGACCGGCTCGGTGCACTTTTGATTTTGTGGCTCTCCAGGGCATCGTGGATCACAGCGCTGAGGCGGACCCCGCCCATTTCAGCGGGCAGGCTAAGGGCGAGGATGTTGCTGAAGCCGTCGAAAGACAGCGCGGTGGCGACGACGCCGTCCGGCAGCAAGCTGAGGAACATCTGCAGCACTTCTCGGGGCCACAGGGCGGGGAAATGCTCCCTGCCTGCGGAGGTAGAGATGTCGCCGGGAACGTAGAATCGAGTCGAAAAAAGCAACGTGCGACTCTCCACTCACCGGTCAAGGCACAGCGGGCGATCATGAAGGGCAGCTGCAACAGGCTTTCGGGGATGGGCAGAATGCGGGAGACTGGCAAATTTTCGGTGTTGCCATAGTCTGCGTAGACGACTGCTACCTCATTCTTGCCGACCTCCACAACCACGGCACGGTACCAGGTGTCATCCCCTGGGgacgaaaaaaaaggcatttgggTGAAAGTGAATGCAGCAAAATGATTTCACAGGACACTTAAACTAACAGCCATGGACAATCACATCGTTCACACCTACATGATGGCTCATTTAGAGTCTTCGATGAACCTAACAAGTGAAGATAGAGTATCCATCGCaagacgacacacacacacacacaaaggtaaaGCTTTTGACGTGTGCTTTTCACCAGTGAACCGAGCGCAACAGGCGGCCCCGGGGACGAGTTCGCTCTTGTCAGCGCATGAGGACAAAGTGGCCCGGTCGCTGCTGCAGAAGGTCGCCAGATCCCGCATCATCTCCCGGAGCTTCTGCTGATCTACTGCAACAACGATAAGAAAGGAGAGTGGCGGATCAAAGCAAGTCCGAACGCTTTGGGGTCCGAATGACAATGAAAAAGGCCCCCGACCCTGGCTGGGGCTGAACACATAGAAGAGGGATGGATTGGTAACGGCGACGATGTCAGGCTTGAAGGATTCATCGATGGGCAACTCCACGGTCTTCCAGTGCACTGGGAAGGTCGGACCTGCAGCAGGATACCCACATTTCCCATCATGTTCCTAAAGTGTCAATCATTACTACTGGGCCACAGACAGGCAGGTCGTAAAAAAAACACGGTCATAAAACATTCTGAGGTGACAAATGGGTAAAAATTTGCCACgtgtttaaaaagtgtgttgcaATACGTTTGTGTTCTGGTTCTGTAATTcccaaaatgtgtcttttttagttttactgctGTGTTGATACAATCAAGTCattgcacaaaagaaaaagaacggaGCCTGACCGCATTCGTCTTACCAGCTGGTTCTGGAGGAGCTTGCTCAGCCTGCGGGTCATCGTGGGCCTTAAGAGATCCGGCAGCGGGAACAGGTGAGGCGTACCCGGCGGAGATGAGCAGCTCGGCGATGTTGTCCTCGGGGTCGCTGGTCTCGTCAACCATGACAACCAGAGCTTTGCCCTCGTGCACCCCCTCAATCTCCACACGCAGGATTCTGTTACACACCCTCTGCTGCAGGGCCAACAGGGACTCCTCGGACCAGCTCCCTCCGACAGGTTGTATCCCTGAAAGGATGCCGATGACAGACCGCGTTTGAGAATTGAGTGCCAGTTGCACACTGCCTCAAACGCAACACTTTCAGCAGCGGCACATTAATGACCAGCAGGGGGCAACATGTAACCACGGAGTTCAAGAGAGATGCCCATTAcaaccaatttaaaaaataaaatcaagctaTTTAGCGACCACTTCTctcaaaaaaacagcaactgaAGAAAATAACGTAATGATGGACACAGAGACTGACCTGCGAGAACACAAGGAATGGCCTGCATGGGCAAGGTGAGCAGCGAAGGGCTGAGGGGTCTCAAGTGGCCGATATCCACGTCCTCGGAATTGCCAAAGTCAACGTAAGCCACACAGACGCGCTCCTCAGAGGGGTATGCCAGCACTTTGGCCCGGTACCACTGCTTGTTCTCTGGAAGACCGCACGGCAAACGCAGGGACAGACGCAAGATGATATTGAGGGTCACCGTGTCCGACTTCCAAGCGTCAAATTCCCATTGTGCGACTTTGGTACCCGAGAACTGGGCGCAGCAGATGGTGCCTGGTGCTGGTCTGAAGTCTTGAGGCGCAGACAACCGATTGCAATGCTGCCTCAAACTCAGCTGCATCTCCTCAATGACGCCTGCCAAATCAAATCTCTCAGTCTCGAAATACCACGACTTGTTTGGTGCTTTCACGAAACACTAACCGGCATTGTCCACCTTCTGCACAATCATGTCATCGGGCGAATGGAAGTGCGTGATCACGACAGAGAAGGAGTCCCCCACGGCCTGCGTGAGAGGCTTGGGTGGCTGAGCCCAGGTGTTGTCGTCCTTCCCCCGAGATTGACGCCGATAGTTTTCCGAGGAAGCGGTCAACATGGCGTCTGAGGGAGGCCCCGAAAGGATACGGACACGAGATCTTCAGGACCGCAAACCGGTGCGTAGTCGACGAAATGAGAAAAAGTCAACGGATGCGGCCGTACTTATGTCGTTCACTGTTGGCAAATAAACTGCTTTCTTCACAAAACCTCGATCGATCAGAAGTGAGCTCAGACGCTTTCCTAAAAAAGAAGCCTTGACGTCATCTTCATGCCGCGAAGCGGATTGTCCACTCAAGTCAGACCGTACCCATGGGAAGCTCGATGTCCACAGCGTGCGCGTGACCATTCTTCAGTGTTTCCACCAGCTTCACGGTCACCACCCTGTCAGCCAAAAGCGGTTTCACTGCTGAACAGCACTCGGCGGACCAGCTGCCATCCAGCGGTTCGACGCCGGCAACGCGACACTCCATGGCCTGAGGGGAAACGTTTCGAAAAATATGATGAGCTTTACGGCGCCCCGTCGCAAGGAAAGACTCAGGTACATCGGTTGAGTTTAGTTTGGTGGTGTGCAATTCGATTTTTCCAATTGTAGAATGCACTGGCTCGAGAACGCCCGGGAACCACTGCCAGGCCGATCGATAAGACTGTAgctttgtgtgtgcgcacgtgtgtgtgtgtacagtatactAACACAAGGATGAAATGGCTCAAGGTCAGCAGGCAGGGGCCTGATTCTGTCCACGGGGACGTCTTCCTCATTTCCGTAGTCGATGTAAAGTATATGAGCAGACTTTTTGTCAGCCGCCAACTTCTGGACCAGGCCTCGGTACCAAATCTAGTCATGACGAAACGGAAGCAAAAAAGCATTGTACTGCAAACGGTCGCGTTACGGTGCGAGTCGTCGCTTCTTACCAGATCGGCAGAGAACTGCGCAGCGCAGACCTCTCCGACACAGGGGACATGAAGGGGTACTGAGGGACAGCTGGGGCTCTTCTGGAGTTGGCTGCTGATACTCTGCAGAGTCTCCAGCAGATCGGGGTTTTGGAGAAAAAATCTTCCAGGGCTGTAGAACTCCACGACAGATGCCTAAAACCCCCAATCAATCACGAATTAACATGCAAGCAAATTTCAATTCTTGGCATTTCAGGTTTCAAGTACCTGCACATCTTTTCCCTGATCAAGCTTAAGGGTATGCAAGtccttcaaatacaccctgcggGGAACCACTGCATCTGCCTGCCTCATTTCACAAAAGGAGAGCCATGAGAAAGTACATACGGTATATCGCTGCTGTGCTGCATACATCTGGAAGGCCAGACGTCTAATTACCCTTGAATCCGGAAGGGCGGTGTTGGGTGACAATGATGGCAACGCGTCTGTCTGATTCGGCTTCTCCCTTTAAAATCAAATTCCCTTTTACTCAAAAGAAATATTGGCTCCATAACAGTCTACCCTCTAATCTCACATTATGAAATGTATGTTCACGGCTGCAGTTGTCTTACTTTGCAGGGTCCGGGCCAGCGGGTGTGCACATCTGTCTGTGCCCATCCCAATCTTTCGTCTGGCACACCACAGAGCAGTAAATTGCCTTCTTGCAACGAGTACAACGTAAATTCCCTGGCACGAGGGAAAACATCACAATTGAGTATCTCACAACAGTGTGGGACAGGAGTAGGTATACACTCTTATTTTTaagcatttaaatgttttcttctgGAATATTTTCCTTTATGACCTTCCCTCAAAATGCTATTTTTCCGCCTCAAAATTTTTTGAGGCCCTTTTCTGGGCCTCAAATTTGCACCCTTTCTTCCTTTGcttaaaattaaaacattttttaaagttactTTTCTGTCTTCCATCAATACCAACAGTGTTGCACATTCTAGTTCTTAATTCAATCATTTTCCAATGTTCAATAATTTAATTCAATAAAGAGTACTGTACACCTACTTTTGGCccaccatttaaaaataaaataataattttaaaaaatcacattgacgTGGAAACGTTACCTGGCTTACCACAAACGTGGCAGAGGGGCACAGATGATTGCATGGAACCAATTCCCTTTAGGGaggaaatacataaatatagaacagctttttttaaaagaaattgacAAGCAAGAACATATTATTGAGGGGGAAATATTTTACATGTAATACATACAACTGGTGTATCCCCTCTGGCCGGTGGTAACGGACACATGACCAGGCTGGATGACGGCTTCCGTAAGGGCTGGTTTGGCTGCATCGAGCTCGGGGAAAATGAGTTGTTCATGGCAAATGCAGTTctataattacaaaaaaagaacaacaacatataAATCAACTCAATGAGGTCCTCTGCTAACATGACAATATATAACTCAACGAAGTCCTCTGCTAGCATGACGAAGCAAAATTAGCCGTTAGTTTGAGGATTAGCTATGAATTGCTACCAATTGTTAACCGTTCGTTTGGGGAAGTACAAGAGCTAATGCGATGTGACGACACAATATACAACCATACAAGTGCGTCAAATTGATAATAATTCACAATAACTCACTAATACTCCAAATTTTTATGACGAACTCGTGCTTCCACCAACACGCACTTGATGGAAAAACCTGCGGCAGGCGCGATTACCTAAGTTTCTGATTGGTCGAAAATTTCAGACGGAAATTGTCGATTTTGATTGGATATCCTGTCACGCGAAATACGATTACATGTTTGAGATATTACTGAAATAGCTCACAAAACgtaaaaaacagacaaatacaCTGCAATAACGTATGTTTAGagtaagatttttaaaaaattgaccaACATGATAACTTTTCGAGCACAGACCTGAAAAGTTGCTCCGTTTCAGTGCAGTGGTGGGAAACAGCGTTTACGTTTGTTAGTCGCCATTTTGCCTAAAATTGATTAATAAAAATGTATGCATGATTTTTCATTAATTTGCCAAATTTAAATAAACTATTTCAGGTATTTTCCATCCACTTTTTCTTTGAAacgcattttaaaaatgttttcgatGGAGCTACCCTGCGCCTTCCAGTCGACGTCACACAAGCTTTGCTTTCATTGGTTCACGCCTTCTGCCCGTTCGCCCCCTGCAGTGGCCATGTTTGTTGATGTGTCATAGCAAAGAGGACTTGTTGGGCCGATCAGCTGGCAAGACACACAAGAGTCACGGCTCTAAATTCGCCATTAAATTAATCCGAGCCCcgtgaaaaaaatccatttatGGATTTACCACACTCGGTGGGTAAATATAGTCTCACTCTTATCTTCACGCGCTGGTTTCATTCACGGAAATGAGTCGTCATAGCTTAGCTGCCTGCTGTAGGCTAGCCCAGTGCTTTCCTTTTCGCCGAAAGCCGAACGAAGCAGCTTGGCGTTACATATCAACCCATCGTCTGATGTTGCTATCTTGAAATGAATTAGTCTGACGTTTGCCACTTTATCCGTATTTAATAACGGCCGTGTCGGAAGCGAACATGCTACGAGCAGGCTGGTAACCTTGCGTGCTAATGTCTGCATAATAGGTTGTAACTGGTTTTGAACGGCCACGGTTTGGAACAAAATGCCGGTTGAGCAGCATGCTCCGGTTGGCGATCTCTACGGGATAGTACAAGGCACGGCTGCGACCAAAGCTTTCTTCCATACGGGCTCGAAAGCCGACGGTGTCGCTTGTTATTTGACAGCTGACACCTGTCAAAAGGAGCATCGACGCCTCTTGCTGCTTGAAAAGCCGCGGCTTTTTAACTGTCTAATTCACACTCTGAAGACAAATCAAGCATTTGCAAGGTACATTTAACACCTTTAAAATGTGCGAGAAGACTCACATCGCACCGCGGTGCTCAGTGCCACTTGTCGGAAGTTGAATTGAATTGACGATGACCACACCTACCTCGGAAGTCGGAGAGGGGCTTTGGGAATTGTCGGCGAGCACTCTTTTGGCTCTTTATCAAATGTATTACAAGTGTAAATACATACAAATCCGTGGACATTGTGATCCAATGAGGATTAAATGTCCTTAATTACAAGATCCTGCGCAATGAACACGAGTGATTTATCTCTGGTGTGGTACAATAAACGAACCAGTACACCCAAA
It includes:
- the afap1l2 gene encoding LOW QUALITY PROTEIN: actin filament-associated protein 1-like 2 (The sequence of the model RefSeq protein was modified relative to this genomic sequence to represent the inferred CDS: deleted 1 base in 1 codon), with protein sequence MDKHKVLDQLLMELHHFLLILDKETLSGNATVHKGLLSDLLRSYTVSNGADEEYIYMNKVVVGSKENSEKDDRASILVNGKATKHVPVPPKNLPNLPPARTGTATREPFPLPAVQAPTCLEASESYYEEAQPYEETVNEPQSALLRRWLRVASSDGVVYAAITRDDGEAVSSSYESYDEEEAVTRGKSPSAQHHWPSAEASIELMKDARICAFLWRKKWLGQWAKQLCVVKEHRLLCYKSSKEQTPVLDVSLLGCSVTYKEKQLKRKEHKLKIVPVGGEAIVLGLQSKEQTEQWLKVIQEISPKPTENGDLQHPASDSPRLICTKADAGERHSESGGGADSHAETPEKDVKKKYGAGLKLSNLMNIGKKKASALESAEKCVETSGYLNVLVNSQWRTCWCLIKNGQLWFYQDKSKSKVSQPAVKLGGCQVSPDPSPEHLYTFRIDMSGAQLATLEAKTSAVMGHWLGLLLSQTGSKTDPEELTYDYVNAERITSIVNAAKTSFYLMQRRYSEPNAYIDALPATPQKPDELYDDVASIADPEDIVADRLPQSEEKDPDEHNEMSAQDPIAQDEEPENRVYLDLLPVRSFLYPAAGGGKESPTQETSGESPEHLEEHKDPLHPNAEVVTNDPPGPDAAPASNDSGSAEAEEAHSTTETPQPTPPNFKTQSQEPPKRTSSSSGVTKALTLQTTSGFPLSPQPLRPKAFSTGCPGAVEGKLGKKRTEADLLRYSDERERLERAREDVRSSLAGLKKERRETKEELSTCQDPKQQSSLEIRLKQIEEASREAEQRRVEVELRLVEVKESLKKVEAGPFTLGTTLDSNLQETYATKIVAPPVPQTASLPSSCEASGGPTGADAASPVNSASALKNRPASIMATKGKVLQKAKEWERKSTA
- the tdrd1 gene encoding tudor domain-containing protein 1 isoform X2, which gives rise to MNNSFSPSSMQPNQPLRKPSSSLVMCPLPPARGDTPVGIGSMQSSVPLCHVCGKPGNLRCTRCKKAIYCSVVCQTKDWDGHRQMCTPAGPDPAKEKPNQTDALPSLSPNTALPDSRADAVVPRRVYLKDLHTLKLDQGKDVQASVVEFYSPGRFFLQNPDLLETLQSISSQLQKSPSCPSVPLHVPCVGEVCAAQFSADLIWYRGLVQKLAADKKSAHILYIDYGNEEDVPVDRIRPLPADLEPFHPCAMECRVAGVEPLDGSWSAECCSAVKPLLADRVVTVKLVETLKNGHAHAVDIELPMGKRLSSLLIDRGFVKKAVYLPTVNDINAMLTASSENYRRQSRGKDDNTWAQPPKPLTQAVGDSFSVVITHFHSPDDMIVQKVDNAGVIEEMQLSLRQHCNRLSAPQDFRPAPGTICCAQFSENKQWYRAKVLAYPSEERVCVAYVDFGNSEDVDIGHLRPLSPSLLTLPMQAIPCVLAGIQPVGGSWSEESLLALQQRVCNRILRVEIEGVHEGKALVVMVDETSDPEDNIAELLISAGYASPVPAAGSLKAHDDPQAEQAPPEPAGPTFPVHWKTVELPIDESFKPDIVAVTNPSLFYVFSPSQDQQKLREMMRDLATFCSSDRATLSSCADKSELVPGAACCARFTGDDTWYRAVVVEVGKNEVAVVYADYGNTENLPVSRILPIPESLLQLPFMIARCALTGREHFPALWPREVLQMFLSLLPDGVVATALSFDGFSNILALSLPAEMGGVRLSAVIHDALESHKIKSAPSRSAAAEADRMERSGATLPQVAPAENKIVENTAEETVSLEQTAQSPQQRKTLAAEVQKNDPASACRCPSVELQMQRLERMIERVEHTVETFLSSLARLT
- the tdrd1 gene encoding tudor domain-containing protein 1 isoform X1; its protein translation is MNNSFSPSSMQPNQPLRKPSSSLVMCPLPPARGDTPVGIGSMQSSVPLCHVCGKPGNLRCTRCKKAIYCSVVCQTKDWDGHRQMCTPAGPDPAKEKPNQTDALPSLSPNTALPDSRADAVVPRRVYLKDLHTLKLDQGKDVQASVVEFYSPGRFFLQNPDLLETLQSISSQLQKSPSCPSVPLHVPCVGEVCAAQFSADLIWYRGLVQKLAADKKSAHILYIDYGNEEDVPVDRIRPLPADLEPFHPCAMECRVAGVEPLDGSWSAECCSAVKPLLADRVVTVKLVETLKNGHAHAVDIELPMGKRLSSLLIDRGFVKKAVYLPTVNDINAMLTASSENYRRQSRGKDDNTWAQPPKPLTQAVGDSFSVVITHFHSPDDMIVQKVDNAGVIEEMQLSLRQHCNRLSAPQDFRPAPGTICCAQFSENKQWYRAKVLAYPSEERVCVAYVDFGNSEDVDIGHLRPLSPSLLTLPMQAIPCVLAGIQPVGGSWSEESLLALQQRVCNRILRVEIEGVHEGKALVVMVDETSDPEDNIAELLISAGYASPVPAAGSLKAHDDPQAEQAPPEPAGPTFPVHWKTVELPIDESFKPDIVAVTNPSLFYVFSPSQVDQQKLREMMRDLATFCSSDRATLSSCADKSELVPGAACCARFTGDDTWYRAVVVEVGKNEVAVVYADYGNTENLPVSRILPIPESLLQLPFMIARCALTGREHFPALWPREVLQMFLSLLPDGVVATALSFDGFSNILALSLPAEMGGVRLSAVIHDALESHKIKSAPSRSAAAEADRMERSGATLPQVAPAENKIVENTAEETVSLEQTAQSPQQRKTLAAEVQKNDPASACRCPSVELQMQRLERMIERVEHTVETFLSSLARLT